One Brassica oleracea var. oleracea cultivar TO1000 chromosome C7, BOL, whole genome shotgun sequence genomic window carries:
- the LOC106306084 gene encoding heat shock 70 kDa protein 6, chloroplastic-like, translating into MASSTAQIHVLGGIGFAASSKRNLNAKANLKPRSAFFGTRTGPFSAQTSAFLKMNSRKGSRYAVGPVRVANEKVVGIDLGTTNSAVAAMEGGKPTIVTNAEGQRTTPSVVAYTKSGDRLVGQIAKRQAVVNPENTFFSVKRFIGRRMNEVDEEAKQVSYRVVKDDNGNVKLECPAIGKQFAAEEISAQVLRKLVDDASRFLNEKVTKAVVTVPAYFNDSQRTATKDAGRIAGLEVLRIINEPTAASLAYGFERKSNETILVFDLGGGTFDVSVLEVGDGVFEVLSTSGDTHLGGDDFDKRVVDWLASNFKKDEGIDLLKDKQALQRLTEAAEKAKIELSSLTQTNMSLPFITATADGPKHIETTLTRAKFEELCSDLLDRCKTPVENSLRDAKLSFKDIDEVILVGGSTRIPAVQEVVRKLTGKEPNVTVNPDEVVALGAAVQAGVLAGDVSDIVLLDVTPLSIGLETLGGVMTKIIPRNSTLPTSKSEVFSTAADGQTSVEINVLQGEREFVRDNKSLGSFRLDGIPPAPRGVPQIEVKFDIDANGILSVSASDKGTGKKQDITITGASTLPKDEVEQMVQEAERFAKDDKEKREAIDTKNQADSVVYQTEKQLKELGEKIPGEVKEKVEAKLQELKDKLASGTTQEIKDTMAALNQEVMQIGQSMYNQPGAGAAGAGPSPGGEDASSADSTGKGGDDVIDADFTDT; encoded by the exons ATGGCTTCCTCCACCGCTCAGATTCACGTCCTCGGCGGAATTGGATTCGCCGCCTCTTCCAAGAGGAATCTCAATGCCAAAGCTAACCTCAAGCCGAGAAGCGCCTTCTTCGGCACCAGGACCGGTCCTTTCTCAGCCCAGACCTCCGCCTTCCTGAAAATGAACAGCCGGAAAGGCTCCAGATACGCCGTAGGTCCGGTCCGCGTGGCGAACGAGAAGGTCGTTGGGATCGATTTGGGAACGACGAACTCCGCCGTAGCTGCCATGGAAGGAGGAAAGCCGACGATTGTGACGAACGCCGAAGGTCAGAGGACGACGCCGTCTGTGGTGGCGTACACGAAGAGCGGTGACAGGCTCGTGGGGCAGATTGCGAAGAGGCAGGCGGTTGTTAATCCGGAGAACACGTTCTTCTCGGTGAAGAGGTTTATTGGTAGGAGGATGAATGAGGTTGATGAGGAGGCTAAGCAGGTGTCTTACAGAGTTGTGAAGGATGATAACGGGAACGTTAAGCTCGAGTGTCCAGCGATTGGGAAACAGTTTGCTGCTGAGGAGATTTCAGCTCAG GTTTTGAGGAAGCTTGTGGATGACGCTTCGAGGTTCTTGAATGAGAAAGTGACTAAGGCTGTTGTTACGGTGCCTGCTTACTTTAATGACTCGCAGAGGACAGCTACTAAAGATGCTGGTCGCATTGCTGGTTTGGAAGTTCTTCGTATTATCAATGAACCCACGGCTGCTTCTTTGGCTTATGGTTTTGAGAGAAAAAGCAATGAGACTATTCTAGTCTTTGATCTTGGTGGTGGTACCTTTGATGTCTCAG TGCTTGAGGTTGGTGATGGTGTGTTTGAAGTACTTTCTACTTCTGGTGACACACATTTGGGTGGTGATGATTTTGACAAG AGAGTTGTTGATTGGCTTGCTTCTAACTTCAAAAAAGATGAAGGCATTGATCTTCTGAAAGACAAACAAGCACTTCAGAGGCTGACAGAAGCAGCAGAAAAAGCCAAAATCGAGCTATCCTCCCTCACTCAAACGAATATGAG CTTGCCATTTATCACGGCCACGGCTGATGGACCTAAACACATAGAAACCACCCTCACACGTGCCAAGTTCGAAGAACTGTGCTCAGATTTACTCGACAG GTGTAAGACTCCCGTTGAGAATTCGCTGAGAGATGCAAAGCTCAGCTTTAAGGATATTGATGAAGTGATCCTTGTTGGTGGATCCACACGTATTCCTGCTGTTCAGGAAGTCGTCAGGAAGCTGACTGGGAAAGAACCCAATGTCACAGTAAACCCTGATGAGGTTGTAGCTCTAGGTGCTGCGGTCCAG GCTGGGGTTCTGGCTGGAGATGTGAGCGACATTGTCCTTCTCGACGTGACGCCGCTTTCCATTGGTTTAGAAACACTTGGTGGTGTTATGACCAAGATTATTCCAAGGAACTCAACTCTGCCTACCTCTAAGTCAGAAGTCTTCTCTACTGCTGCTGATGGACAGACAAGTGTTGAGATTAATGTGCTCCAAGGGGAGAGGGAGTTTGTCCGGGATAACAAGTCTCTTGGCAGCTTCCGTCTAGATGGTATCCCACCAGCACCACGTGGAGTTCCACAAATCGAAGTCAAATTTGACATCGATGCCAATGGTATTCTATCTGTCAGTGCTAGTGACAAAGGCACTGGAAAGAAACAAGACATCACCATTACTGGTGCCAGTACATTGCCTAAGGACGAG GTAGAGCAAATGGTCCAAGAAGCAGAAAGGTTTGCAAAGGATGACAAGGAGAAGAGAGAAGCAATTGACACAAAGAACCAAGCGGACTCAGTGGTGTACCAGACAGAGAAGCAACTTAAAGAACTCGGAGAGAAGATTCCAGGTGAAGTGAAAGAGAAGGTGGAGGCCAAGCTACAAGAGCTGAAGGACAAGCTTGCAAGTGGAACCACTCAAGAAATCAAGGACACAATGGCTGCTCTTAACCAAGAAGTGATGCAGATTGGCCAGTCGATGTACAACCAGCCTGGAGCTGGAGCAGCAGGTGCAGGTCCTTCCCCTGGAGGTGAAGATGCTTCATCAGCAGACTCAACCGGGAAAGGTGGTGATGATGTGATTGATGCTGACTTCACAGACACATGA
- the LOC106305556 gene encoding uncharacterized protein LOC106305556, which produces MNGYYKMDSTDQNPDPVDLLQTQKPDQELAEMKPRLSRNRSVAASGQVLRSPMKTAMSMRRSSSVSERYCRIYDQSSVTFPLPFNEEDEENDKEGIHKKKSNKIKKKALVKACKRFFGIS; this is translated from the coding sequence ATGAATGGCTACTACAAAATGGATTCAACCGACCAGAACCCCGACCCGGTCGATCTCCTGCAGACCCAGAAACCTGATCAAGAACTTGCTGAGATGAAACCGAGGCTGAGCAGGAACAGGTCAGTGGCTGCATCAGGGCAAGTGCTTCGCTCACCAATGAAGACTGCTATGTCTATGAGAAGATCTTCGTCTGTCTCTGAACGTTACTGTAGAATCTATGACCAGAGCTCTGTCACGTTTCCTCTTCCTTTCAATGAAGAAGATGAAGAAAATGATAAGGAGGGGATACATAAGAAGAAGAGCAACAAAATCAAGAAAAAAGCATTAGTAAAGGCTTGTAAGCGATTCTTTGGGATCTCTTGA